The segment GATGATGTATTGCCCATTGATAGATGGATATCATCCATTAGCGATTTATTGTTATTTACTTGTTGGACTATGGTTTGGACTATGATATTGATATCACCTAGTGATTTGCTAGTTTTTTCAGCTAAGGCACGGACTTCATCAGCCACAACGGCAAAGCCTCTACCATGCTCACCAGCACGAGCAGCTTCTATAGCGGCATTTAGTGCTAGAAGGTTGGTTTGGTCTGCGATATCTTTAATAGAGTTAGTCACGCTATAGATTGTATCTGCGCTTTGAACGAGTTGATCCATATTTGTTACCACTTCGTTCTCTTGTTGGCTACTTACTTCTATTAATTTTATAAGCTCTAAAAGCGTGTTTTCTACGGTATTCATAAGATTTTTTAGATCTTGCATATTGGCCGTAGCGTCATTGGCAAGCTGTTTATTTAAATTTATAGTGTCGTTTAGTAAGATTGTCAATTTTTGTACGCTTGCTACTTGTTCGTGTTGGTGAAGTGAGTTCTCTTTTAATTTATGTGCGTTTTGTTGTAAAGAGATTGAGTTTTTATGACTGCTATTTGCACTATCGATCGCTTCTAGGACGGAGTTTTGGACTATTTGGATAAATTTGTTTATATATCCAGCACTAGTGGCTAATTCGCTTTTTGGGTCTATTTTTAAGCGAGAGTTAAGATTTGCTCTGTTGCTTGCTAAATTTGAGCTAAGCGATTCTAGATTTTTAGTTGGGATAACTACTTTGACAAGTGTCAAATATATAAATAACGCAAATATAAGCAAGGTTACACCAAATACTATAATTGAGATATATAGTTGGTTTTTGTTGTTTTCTTCTATTTGATTTGCGATTATGGTTTCAAATTTGGTTAATTTTTTGTTTAGCTCTTGATTTAGGTATAGGGTAGAGTTATCTTGCATTACGCTGATTTGGCTTAACATCATAGAGTAGTGCTTTTTAAATAAATTTAATAGCTCACTATCATCTAATCTAGCTTGATCTACCTTTTTAACAAGCTCATTAAGCGTATCTAAAACATCTTTAGCCAATATATTTTGAGTTGATACAATGGCTAAGATTTGATCCATCGCCTCTAATAGAGCTAGGTTTTCTGGAGTTGGGTTTGCCACTACTAATTTATCTATATCGTGGCTTAGAGTGAATAGATATGCTTTTGAGTTTATAGCGATTGAATTTGCTGATTTAAATCTCTCTAATTGTATCTGCTTATCCTCAAATGATTTAGATATTGAGCTTAGCATATTAGCATCTACATCCAAAGTGGCTAAATATTTTAAAGTTTCTCTAAATTTATTGCTATTGATTACGCTTTGGTCGTAGTTTATGAAATTAAATCTAGTTTTGAATACATGATCGATTTGTAGATCATAAATTTGTAGATGTTGCGTAGCCATTGTTATCTCTTTATTTTTTAGAGCGGATCTATAATTATTAAAAATAAATATCAAAAGAATAAAAATAAATATCAACACAAGCACAGTAAGTGCGATAAACTGCTTTAAAAAAGTGATTTTTCTAGAATTGTTCATTATATTCCCCTGTTAAACTCTCTAAAAATGCGACTATATCTTCTACTGTTTGCTGATCTAGGAATTTGCCTAATTGATAATAAGCCATAAATTGCACGCACGCATCAAGTGTAGGAATACTACCATCGTGATAGTATGGGGCTGTTTTGGCTATGTTTCTTAGGCTTGGGACCTTAAAGACCATTTTATCAGATTCTACCTTTGTAATCTCATAGCGACCCAAATTCTCTTGATTTGGATATGGCTCGAAAATTCCGATCTTTTGATACATTGTCCCACCGATATTTTGACCTTGATGACAAGCTACGCAACCATTAGTTTTAAAGGCATTCCAGCCTCTTTTTGCTGCTTCACTAATGGCATTTTCATCACCTTTTTGGTATCTATCAAATGGAGCATTTGGGGTGATTAATGTCTTTTCAAACTCAGCTATAGCATCAGTGATATTATCCATATTTATTTCACCATAAATTTTCTTAAATTTAGCTTCATAATCAGGATTTTGCTCTATTATCTTTATAACTTCAGCTTCATCATTTAGTCCCATCTCTTGCGGATTAGTAAAAGGCGCTCTAGCTTGATCAGCTAAATCTTTAGCTCGGCCATTCCAAAATTGAACGAAATTAAATGCCGCATTGAATGTAGTTGGCGAGTTAAAAGGGGTATCCATAACTCCATTTATACCAGTTGAAAATACTTGATTATCCACACCAAAGGTCTTTGTATCGTGGCAGGTATTACACGAAACTTTCCCGTCTGCTGATAGTGTAGTATCCATATATAGCTGCTTTCCTAGCATTGCTTTTTCTTTGTTATATGGGATACTATCAGGAATAGGCGTAATCATCTGATTTTGATTTATCTCAGTTTGAGCACTACATATTGTCAAGGCTGATAAAGCTATGATTATCGCTCTTTTCATCTTATCTCCTTATACAGTGAAACTAAATTTAAAAATTTAAATTTAAAAGTTAAAATTATGCCTTAAATTGAATTAAAATCTTATAAAATTTATTAAAACAAATAAAAAACTAATAGTAAATTTAAGTTATTTTTAGGTAAAATTACAAATCGGTGCGATGGATGGTCGCAAGGCTTATAGTCTTGAGGAAAGTCCGAGCTGCAATAAGACAGAGTTCCACCTAACGGGTGGCTGAGGCAACTCAAGGGATAGTGCAACAGAAAGCAAACTACCACGCAAGTGGTGATGGTGAAACGGCGGAGTAAGAGCCCACCAGTGCTAATAGAGATATTAGTAGCTATGTAAACCCAACTCGCAGCAAGAAGGGGTGGTTTGGAGTCTTATATTCAACCCTTCGCTTGAATTTGATCCAAAATCAAATCTAGATAAATGACCGTCATAACAGAACTCGGCTTATAATCGCACCGCATTAAAGATCGTATTTTTTAGCTTTTTTAACCTTATTTAGCTCTACTTCAAGCTCTTTTTGCTTTTTTTTAAATAACTCGATCGCACCCTTTAAAAGCGATGCGGTACATTCTAATTCTTCTTGGCTTAGCTTTGGTGGGTAGTTGTTTATAAGGTATTCTATTCTATCTAAATTCTCACTTACCAAAGCGGATTTAAAATCATCGAGCCAATTCATTTATCATCCTTTGTTGCATCTCTCCACGCTTCTAAAAGCTCTCTTGTTACATGGACGACTTCGTCTAATTTGCTTTGGTCATTTGTGATATTGGCTTCAGAGATTAGCTGAATTTGTCTGCCGTATAACCCTTGGAGATACTCACTGATTTGGCCTTGACTCATATCTAGCGAATTCATTAGCTCAAAAAATATCGCATTTGTTTTGTTTAAAAATAGCACCTTACTCTCTATATCGCCAGAATCCATCGCTTTTTTGGCTCTATATATAAAGCGTAAAATTCCCTCATATAGCATAGTTACTAACTTTTGTGGGGAGTCAATCCCCATGTTATTTTGGCTATAAGCCGCATAAGCGGCGTTAGATGATGGCATTGGTATTCCTTTATTTGTTAGCATTTCTTGCAGCCTCGATCATACCATTTACAGTATTCATTTGAGATTCTAGCTTAGCAATGATAGTATCATATTGTGACCATTTTTCAGCCATTGTGGTGTATTTTGTATCTAGCTCTTTTTGTCTTTTCTCTTTAGTTTCGGTTAGAGATTTGTGTGAGCTTGTTAGACTATTTTCATATTTTGTTAGGGTGCCATTTGTGCCGATTAAGCCATTTAGCGTATCATTTAAACCTTTGAAAAATCCACCCACAACTTCTGTTTTGCCCTCTAATTTCTGTTCTTTTAAGCCTAAACTCTCTAAAAATGTTGAATCACCTTTAATCTCGATATTTGTGCCACCTGAGCCTTTTAAGACTAGTTTTCCATCTTTGTCAAATGAGGCTGATATATTGCTTAGGCCAGATGCGTTGGTGATGGCTTTTAATAGGGCGTTTTTCTTATCTTTTTCATCTCCTGTGCCACCAGTGTTAGTAGCGCCGCCGGCGGTATAATCTTTTGGGATATCGATACTTATATCTACACCATTAATGGTCAGTGTGCCTTTTATATCATTATTCCAATCAATTGCTTTATCGCCTTTTGCGGTGACATTGGTAAATTTAGTTTCAGAGCTAAAGAAATTTTTAAACTCATCAAAATTTGTAGTTATCATATCATTTACTTTGGTTGAATCCATAGTCAAAAGCCCATCTTTGGTAACTGTGATACCAAAACTAGCTAAGGATTTACCATCTTTGCTTACGCCATTTATAATCTTATTTAGCTCGCTTGATATAGAAGTTATCTCTCTTACACCTTGAAATGTCCCAGCTAGGCCAGTTTCGCTATCATATTTGGTAGCTTCATTTATATTATTCATTAATGAGTTGAAAGAATCCACCATCGCTTTGATATCTTCTAGTATCCCTTTGGTGCTTTGCTTGATAGATGAATTTGTGCTTTCGCCGTCTTTATCTACTTTATTTAAAGTTAAGCTAACACCTAAGATTAGATCTTCAACTTTATTTGAGCTTCTAGTGATATCTATGCCGTTATATTTGAATTTCGCATCTTGTGCTTTGGAGATTTGAGAGCCGGCTTTTTGTTGTTGATCAGGTTGTAGAGTGCTAGGATCTTTTAGAGTTAATCTATTAATCTCATTGCCGTAGCTATCTTTTTCTCCGCTTCCACTAGATTTATCAAAATAAAATCCTAAAGCTTCTAGAGTGCTATCAGAGCTTGTATTGCTACTACTTGAATTTGTAATACTATAAAAGCTAATTTTATTTGCCTCTCCAGTTTCGGCTGATTGGATAATCAATCTAAATGGCTCATCCCCACCGACATTTAAAATTTTAGCTTGGACTTTGCCATCTGTGGCTTCATTGATCTTTTCAGCCAATTGCTCTAGTGTAGTAGTAGAATCTGCGTCAATCACATAATCCTTACCACCGATACTAATCCCAAAGCTAACATCTTGAGTAAATACACTATCAGTTCTTGAGCTAAATTTTTTAGATTGAAATGAGTCTTGACTAGCTAACTGCTCTACACTTAGATTTAACTCTTGCTCCGCTACACCAGAGCTTACTGATACTGAGACGCTACCGCTACCACTTGTGCTAGCTTCACGCTTTAGATATGTGCTATCACCAGTTAGATTAGATACATTTGATTTAAATGTGCTTAGTAGCGTGGTGATAGCGGTTAGATCCTTTTGTTTGGTTAGATTGCTTTGTATCTCTGTTTCTAATGGCTTGATTAGAGCCTTTGTATCTGCTTCTTTGAGTTTATCTATAGTATCCCAGCTTAGGATATTGCCACTACCGACGCCTAATTGTGATTTTTCAGTATTGATTGCCATTTTTATTCCTTTTTATCAAATATCATACCGATTATATCTCTAAAATGCTCTGTGAGCTTCATTGCTTGTTCTGTTGGGATTTTGCGGATGATATTTCCGGTATCTTTTTCAGTAACATTTATAAACATACTATCAATCTTGTCATTATAACCAAATCTAATATTTGTATTTAGCAAGCTAAGATTCTCATTAGCCTTGGCTAAAATATCTTGAATTTGCTCATTTGTTAGACTCTCATTAGCTCGATTTTGTGTAGCAGAGTCTTGCTGTAAATTTAAATTTTCCACCTCTCTTGTTTGGGTATTAAACTGTGATTGCGTATTTTGAGTGCTGTAAGTATCCATTTGCTGTTGGGCTGCTACTTTTAAAATTTCCATTTTACATCCTTTTGGTAAATTTAATCAGATTATAAATCGGCTGAAATTTACCAAAATTTATAGTATATTTATAGATTTATATGTTTTAAAAGCAAATTTTATACCAAATTTAGAGATATTTTGATAATATTTTAGCCTTATTAAGGAGTAGGGTGATGAGAGTTTGTATTGATTGTGAATGTCTTTTGTTGGCTGAGAGTTTAAGGCTATTTTTAGGTTCAAGTGTAACAACTAGAAAAGATTGTGATTTTATCGTTAGTGATAGACCATCTAAGGGCAATAAACCAGTTTTTGTAATAGAAGATAACTCCCCATATCTTCGTGTGCCTTTCAATAAAGAAACGCTATTAAACACCTTAGGTGAGTTCTATTCAGCGATGCAAATAAGTGGCAAAATCCAGCCAAGTGAGCTTACTAGCTTAGAGCGTAGAATTGGCGATTTGGTGGATAAATTTAAATCTGATCTAATAAAAATAATAAAAGATGAATATGAAAAATAGTCTATTTACTACTATCTCAAGCGGTAAATATAAGGGCAAAAAGTTAAATTTACCAAGCCTATCCACCACTAGAAGCACTAAATCTATAGTAAAAGAGTCAGTATTTAATAGCTTACAAAATGATATTTATAACTCTGTATTTATCGAGTTATTTGGTGGTAGCGGATTGATGGCAGCAACCGCAGTGAGTAATCACGCCCAAAAAGCCTATGCCATTGAGCTTGATAGGGCGGCATTTAATATTCTAAAATCAAATTTCACCACTTTAAATGATGAAGCTTTGATCGCTATCAATGGCGATACATTTGAGCTAACTCCAAAGATAGTTAGCGAAAATATAGAGCAAAATACTATACTTTATATCGATCCGCCATTTGATATTAGAGATGGATTTGATGGAATTTATACTAAAATTTATAAAATGCTATCTAAAATGGATATAAATATCGCTATAATCGAGCATATATCAGCTCATACTACTCCACAAACAATAGGCAAATTAAATTTATATAAAAGCCGTAAATTTGGTAATACAACCCTAAGTTACTACTCAAAATGTATATAGTCAAAGAGTGCTATTGCCACGAGCAAGATATCAAAAAATCAAATTTTGCTAGTTATATCTGCCCATTTAGCGAATTTGAGAGCTTAAGAGCGAGATTAAAAGAACAAAACCCAAAAGCCGCACATATCGTATGGGCATATCGCTACTATAATAAATATTTTCAAATCGTAGAAAACTCTAGCGATGATGGTGAGCCAAAAGGTAGCTCTGGGCCTGCGTGTTTAGATGCTTTGCGTGGGGCAAATTTGATCGATACAGCTGTGCTGGTGGTGCGGTATTTTGGCGGGATAAAGCTTGGTGTCGGTGGGCTTGTTAGGGCGTATGGGAGTAGTGCGAATTTGGTTATCAATGAAGCAAAATTGATCAAATATGAGATACGCAGTATAGTTATACTTTTTGTGCCGTTTGCGCTACTAGCTAGATTTGATCACTATATAGATAAATTTCAGTTAAATCCAAATAGAGATTATAACGATTCTGGATGTGTGTATGAATTTAGCCTAAGTAGCGATGAATTTGCTAATTTATATGAATTTGCCTTTGAATATGAGATATCTGGCGTTGTCTATTACGCATTACCCCTTATAGCAAAAAATTTCTACGATAATCAAATATCTTAAATAATTTTGTGGTGAAAATTGTAAAAATTAACAAATTTATTTATTTTGATTTTATTTATTATTTTGAATTTTAGGGAATTTGAAATATCTATAAGTTAATTTTTTATTATTAGATATTTATTATTCTGAATTTCTTTAAAAAAGGACATTATGTTACTATCATTCGTAGTATAGCCAAACGATAATTTCTATCGTTTATTTCTCACTCTACTCATATGCCAAAAAGCGCTCCCCTTCCCACTTAAAGAAAGAAGCAAATTCAGAATAATAAATATCTAATAATAAAAAATAAATTTCTTTAATACCCTAAATTCCTTAAAATTCAAAACAATAAATTATTTAAAATATCTGATAAAATTTAGGAAAAGTCGAAACATAAAAGAATTTCAAAGCAATAATTACCAAGATGAATTAATTGAAATGAAACAGCAAATTTATAATTAAATTTATTTTTATATAAACTTGAAATAATAAAATTTATAATTCTTTTTATGAATTTAATATTAAAGAAATATATTTTCTAGTGAGTTTTAAATTTTAGATAAATTTTTTCTTTTTTAAGGGTGAAGGGGAGCGCTTTTTGGCAGATGAGTGGCGTAACAGCAAAAACGATGCAAATCATCGTTTGCGACGCTACGAAGGATAGCAACACCTTGGCTTCCCCCTTAAAACCCCTAACCCCATGGAAAAGCCTTTTAAGGTGCTGTGCAGAGCACAGATTTAAAATATTTTTATTTCTTTACTTTTACTTCGTAGACTAGCAAAGCTAGTCTTTGCGACAAGTCTCATCGGCTTGACCCCGCACTAAAGCCCCACTTGCGTGAGGTACTCCTATTTTTAATATCCCAAATTTTCGCCACAAAACAACCATTTAAGGTTATTTTGCTATTACTCTAAATTGGTTAATTATTCCAAATTTTTGCCTTCGTTTTCTCTGCAAGATAGCGCTTATTGTGAAAATTTTGTGCTACTCATAGATAAAAGTTTTTAAATTTAAGTTAATGATAGCGGTTAGAATCTCTCTAAAATATCATAATTTGTATTTCGTTTGGCTGGGAATTCGCCTATGTCTTTGATGAGTTCTATCATCTCATTTTGTGTCATTCTGTAGCTTGCACCGGCTGCTTTGACTACATTTTCTTCCATCATTGTGCTACCTAGGTCATTAGCCCCAAATTTCAGTGCTAACTGCCCTATATATGAGCCTTGCGTGACCCAGCTACTTTGGATATTAGCAAAATTATCTAAAAATAGCCTTGATAGTGCTAAAAGCCTTAAATAGCGATTTGGGGATTGCTTTTTGATATCTGGTATCTCTTGGATTAATTTTGTGTTGGCTGATTGAAAGCTCCACAATATAAAGGCTCTAAATCCGCCGGTTTCATCTTGAAGATTGCGAAT is part of the Campylobacter lanienae NCTC 13004 genome and harbors:
- a CDS encoding methyl-accepting chemotaxis protein — encoded protein: MNNSRKITFLKQFIALTVLVLIFIFILLIFIFNNYRSALKNKEITMATQHLQIYDLQIDHVFKTRFNFINYDQSVINSNKFRETLKYLATLDVDANMLSSISKSFEDKQIQLERFKSANSIAINSKAYLFTLSHDIDKLVVANPTPENLALLEAMDQILAIVSTQNILAKDVLDTLNELVKKVDQARLDDSELLNLFKKHYSMMLSQISVMQDNSTLYLNQELNKKLTKFETIIANQIEENNKNQLYISIIVFGVTLLIFALFIYLTLVKVVIPTKNLESLSSNLASNRANLNSRLKIDPKSELATSAGYINKFIQIVQNSVLEAIDSANSSHKNSISLQQNAHKLKENSLHQHEQVASVQKLTILLNDTINLNKQLANDATANMQDLKNLMNTVENTLLELIKLIEVSSQQENEVVTNMDQLVQSADTIYSVTNSIKDIADQTNLLALNAAIEAARAGEHGRGFAVVADEVRALAEKTSKSLGDINIIVQTIVQQVNNNKSLMDDIHLSMGNTSSKAADLKNEIVHSINKLDSGIKSTKTVEEKSNDAKDRMAMLNNNIDKVSTAATQLTELATQIESSSDEILDSATKLNNKLSSFK
- a CDS encoding cytochrome-c peroxidase; the protein is MITPIPDSIPYNKEKAMLGKQLYMDTTLSADGKVSCNTCHDTKTFGVDNQVFSTGINGVMDTPFNSPTTFNAAFNFVQFWNGRAKDLADQARAPFTNPQEMGLNDEAEVIKIIEQNPDYEAKFKKIYGEINMDNITDAIAEFEKTLITPNAPFDRYQKGDENAISEAAKRGWNAFKTNGCVACHQGQNIGGTMYQKIGIFEPYPNQENLGRYEITKVESDKMVFKVPSLRNIAKTAPYYHDGSIPTLDACVQFMAYYQLGKFLDQQTVEDIVAFLESLTGEYNEQF
- the fliS gene encoding flagellar export chaperone FliS; protein product: MPSSNAAYAAYSQNNMGIDSPQKLVTMLYEGILRFIYRAKKAMDSGDIESKVLFLNKTNAIFFELMNSLDMSQGQISEYLQGLYGRQIQLISEANITNDQSKLDEVVHVTRELLEAWRDATKDDK
- the fliD gene encoding flagellar filament capping protein FliD — encoded protein: MAINTEKSQLGVGSGNILSWDTIDKLKEADTKALIKPLETEIQSNLTKQKDLTAITTLLSTFKSNVSNLTGDSTYLKREASTSGSGSVSVSVSSGVAEQELNLSVEQLASQDSFQSKKFSSRTDSVFTQDVSFGISIGGKDYVIDADSTTTLEQLAEKINEATDGKVQAKILNVGGDEPFRLIIQSAETGEANKISFYSITNSSSSNTSSDSTLEALGFYFDKSSGSGEKDSYGNEINRLTLKDPSTLQPDQQQKAGSQISKAQDAKFKYNGIDITRSSNKVEDLILGVSLTLNKVDKDGESTNSSIKQSTKGILEDIKAMVDSFNSLMNNINEATKYDSETGLAGTFQGVREITSISSELNKIINGVSKDGKSLASFGITVTKDGLLTMDSTKVNDMITTNFDEFKNFFSSETKFTNVTAKGDKAIDWNNDIKGTLTINGVDISIDIPKDYTAGGATNTGGTGDEKDKKNALLKAITNASGLSNISASFDKDGKLVLKGSGGTNIEIKGDSTFLESLGLKEQKLEGKTEVVGGFFKGLNDTLNGLIGTNGTLTKYENSLTSSHKSLTETKEKRQKELDTKYTTMAEKWSQYDTIIAKLESQMNTVNGMIEAARNANK
- a CDS encoding flagellar protein FlaG; amino-acid sequence: MEILKVAAQQQMDTYSTQNTQSQFNTQTREVENLNLQQDSATQNRANESLTNEQIQDILAKANENLSLLNTNIRFGYNDKIDSMFINVTEKDTGNIIRKIPTEQAMKLTEHFRDIIGMIFDKKE
- a CDS encoding ornithine carbamoyltransferase, whose protein sequence is MRVCIDCECLLLAESLRLFLGSSVTTRKDCDFIVSDRPSKGNKPVFVIEDNSPYLRVPFNKETLLNTLGEFYSAMQISGKIQPSELTSLERRIGDLVDKFKSDLIKIIKDEYEK
- the rsmD gene encoding 16S rRNA (guanine(966)-N(2))-methyltransferase RsmD; its protein translation is MKNSLFTTISSGKYKGKKLNLPSLSTTRSTKSIVKESVFNSLQNDIYNSVFIELFGGSGLMAATAVSNHAQKAYAIELDRAAFNILKSNFTTLNDEALIAINGDTFELTPKIVSENIEQNTILYIDPPFDIRDGFDGIYTKIYKMLSKMDINIAIIEHISAHTTPQTIGKLNLYKSRKFGNTTLSYYSKCI
- a CDS encoding IMPACT family protein; translated protein: MYIVKECYCHEQDIKKSNFASYICPFSEFESLRARLKEQNPKAAHIVWAYRYYNKYFQIVENSSDDGEPKGSSGPACLDALRGANLIDTAVLVVRYFGGIKLGVGGLVRAYGSSANLVINEAKLIKYEIRSIVILFVPFALLARFDHYIDKFQLNPNRDYNDSGCVYEFSLSSDEFANLYEFAFEYEISGVVYYALPLIAKNFYDNQIS